A stretch of Candidatus Bathyarchaeota archaeon DNA encodes these proteins:
- a CDS encoding asparagine synthetase B gives MGRFAAILSKRGQNVSRNMVQMLRAGINQAPDVQGVSTGGVAIIKGRIKLSDLPETPIALGHSLTKIHPEDPPQPLTQYGYSFSIEGRNLRGTGQSTASSTGDALGKDPVEGLTRLVTGGKGTFAIIALYNQTLLGARDPVGTIPLYYGENENIAAMASSMKMLWSIGAEAHTLEPGSMLRITEEGTAIESVYVLTQPPLRAITLSEATLELDKLMTDSVAARTWGLAKASLGFSGGIDSSILAYYLDKAGVELDLICVGLENSREFEIAEIAAEALGLPLRLEAFTVEDAENDLDGVLWSIEDPNPMKASIAIPLHWAVRTAAEYGSKVFFSGNGSDELFGGYHRHAQEYADHGEAVVTSIFRDVSESYRVNYERDHMVCMDAGLELRLPFSDQTLVRWGLSIPPNLKLSGGPRSPRKIVLRSLARLLKLSEEIAGRPKKAIQYSTGVNRALKMLAKREGKTTRDYISERFQNLRDKNMRRLI, from the coding sequence ATGGGAAGGTTCGCAGCGATTCTCAGCAAGAGAGGCCAGAACGTATCAAGAAATATGGTCCAAATGCTTCGCGCTGGAATCAATCAGGCACCAGATGTCCAAGGGGTCTCCACCGGTGGAGTTGCTATCATCAAAGGGAGAATCAAGCTCTCTGATCTACCGGAAACACCCATTGCCCTCGGGCACTCTCTCACCAAGATCCACCCGGAGGACCCTCCACAACCTCTCACCCAATACGGATATTCCTTCTCTATCGAGGGCAGGAACCTGAGAGGGACGGGTCAATCTACCGCCAGTTCAACCGGTGATGCACTCGGCAAAGACCCGGTGGAAGGGCTCACCCGCTTAGTGACTGGAGGAAAAGGGACATTTGCAATAATAGCCCTATATAATCAAACCCTCCTTGGTGCCAGAGACCCAGTTGGTACAATCCCTCTTTACTATGGGGAGAATGAGAATATCGCGGCGATGGCCTCGAGCATGAAAATGTTGTGGTCTATTGGAGCTGAAGCACATACTCTCGAACCGGGCTCAATGTTAAGGATAACTGAGGAGGGGACCGCCATAGAGTCTGTATATGTCTTAACCCAACCCCCTCTCAGGGCAATCACTCTCAGCGAGGCTACCCTGGAGCTAGATAAGCTCATGACAGACTCCGTCGCAGCTAGGACATGGGGCTTAGCTAAAGCATCCCTCGGATTCTCAGGGGGAATCGACAGCAGCATTCTAGCCTACTACCTCGATAAGGCAGGAGTCGAACTCGATCTCATCTGCGTTGGCCTAGAGAATTCCAGAGAGTTCGAAATAGCAGAGATCGCTGCTGAGGCTCTCGGTCTCCCCTTGAGGCTCGAGGCATTTACGGTTGAGGACGCGGAGAACGACCTTGACGGGGTGCTCTGGAGCATCGAGGATCCAAACCCGATGAAGGCATCCATCGCTATCCCCCTCCACTGGGCGGTGAGAACGGCTGCCGAGTATGGATCTAAAGTGTTTTTCTCGGGGAACGGGAGCGACGAACTCTTCGGAGGGTATCACAGACACGCGCAGGAGTACGCGGATCACGGTGAAGCCGTTGTCACGTCTATATTCCGGGATGTCTCCGAGTCCTACAGGGTCAACTACGAGAGAGACCACATGGTATGCATGGACGCAGGGCTGGAGCTCAGGCTTCCCTTCTCGGACCAAACCCTTGTCCGGTGGGGACTCTCGATCCCCCCGAATCTCAAGCTCTCAGGGGGACCAAGGTCGCCGAGAAAAATCGTATTGAGAAGCCTCGCAAGACTCCTTAAGTTATCGGAAGAGATAGCCGGGAGACCCAAGAAGGCCATTCAGTACTCAACCGGAGTGAACCGTGCGCTGAAGATGCTTGCAAAGAGGGAGGGCAAGACCACGAGAGATTACATTTCTGAGAGGTTTCAGAACCTGAGAGACAAAAATATGCGGAGACTGATCTGA